The following are from one region of the Egicoccus sp. AB-alg6-2 genome:
- a CDS encoding heavy-metal-associated domain-containing protein, giving the protein MLNTRTYHVPDISCDHCRNSIEGALDDVAGVDSRMVDIESKTVVVTGSASEDAVTKAISDAGYEVERVTGAGSMGGHPGPMP; this is encoded by the coding sequence ATGCTCAACACCCGCACCTACCACGTCCCCGACATCTCCTGCGACCACTGCCGCAACTCGATCGAGGGCGCGCTCGACGACGTCGCCGGCGTGGACTCGCGCATGGTCGACATCGAGAGCAAGACCGTGGTCGTCACGGGCAGCGCCAGCGAGGACGCCGTCACCAAGGCGATCAGTGATGCGGGCTACGAGGTCGAGCGCGTCACCGGTGCCGGCTCGATGGGCGGCCACCCCGGCCCGATGCCGTGA